The Gadus morhua chromosome 10, gadMor3.0, whole genome shotgun sequence genome segment CACAAACTGCCCACATGGCGGCCCTATGGCATACCGCTCTCTTTTGCTTAAGTTTCTTTCTAAAATCGTGGCTGTGGGGACAAGTGAGCCTCCACATGCTGTGGAGCCAGTCGTTCAACTTACCCCACCATGATGCACTGAATTTAAGTTAAGTCTCTAAAGAATAAAGTGCTATTTCAATGTAGTCATACACAACTGATTTGGTTTTTCAGATTTTAAACATTGTAGAAAAAAGCTTTAAACATTGTAGAAAAAAGCTGTCAtgccaagaaagagagagaaaggagatggTCTTAATTTTCCTTGCCTAGAGGAGAACATGAGTAAAAAAATAGCTCTTCTTACCCCACACTGCCCAATTAATATTGATAGCGGACCCAATTGTAAATGTTGCACGGATCTCCATGGTGCATATTTCTTGCTGGCTAAAAAAATTGCAAGGTGGATGCACAGAATGAGAATAACaaatatttcaacattaataaagaaaaactgcagtacttttattttttacaaaaaatataGTTAGATGCCATTCTTCATCAGTCAGCAAGTTATATGGGAGGCGATGCATCATGACGTATAGACACGTCACTAGGCTTAGCCGGAGGCGGCGTCTACCTGGAGCTGGGCGCTTGCCACGCAAGACAACAGGTGAACGCAGAGTTCAATGTCATTGCgcgacacaaacaaacacagacacacccgcaGTGTGTGCAATTCGTGACCAATGAATTTTTTTCAGTGATCGTCAGCCGATGTTTTCTTCTGTTCCGTGGGTAGGCAACGACCTGCCCGTTCGATCGTGGAGTtctaccccccctcctctttcttccATCATTTCTGAACCGTATTGAGGAAACGAACCGATCgcttattttgtttttaattgccTTCCGCGTTGGGTCGGTGTGGTTTTTTTGATGTACACATGGGAAGATGTTGCAAGAAACCGAATGATCGCTATATAACAGGCCGCCTGACAAACGACTGTCTCTGGTAATGTGCGGTTTTATCCTCCTGTGTTCATTGCGTTGGCCGCAAACATGCGGTTCTCTCCAGGTACTAACTGGATCTGCAGTCATGAATGGAATGGAGCCGACCTAAAGCCTAGGTAAGTCATGTAGGGTCTAGTGATCATGATGATGGGGATGCTTACGATGATGTTGAGGGTAAGGGATGATGAATGATGGAGTTAAAAATGTCATCAAAACGATAAATCAAGATTTTGTGAAGATCAAGCTAGATTTTGGAATGTAATACGTCTTATTGTTCTTTGCTGCaaattttttatttgtgtgaacGCCTTAACTTGGAGGCACATTGCCATAGAAACATCTCACCGTAGATTAAATCAGCTATTAATCTCAAGTATTTTGAAATACCTCTCGAGATAAATGCCCCTGTAGCTGTTTGCCAGTTTCAAAAAAGAAAGTAACGCCAATGAATCATCATCAATCCAAACCCCTACAGTCAGGTTTCCTCATGGAATGATAACGTGTTGTTCGTCCGGAATCTGAGCTGGCTACATTTTTCTTCAAACCGGTCCAACCACGTTCCTCTTGTTTCTGTccgctttattattattttctttattacttTTTTCACTTTGAGGGATTACGCTTTAGTTGCAAAAAAAAGAGGGCAAAACATCCGCAAAGACCATTCCTAAAACTGGAATTTCTCAACAATTACTTTGGTAGCGGATTAGATTCCCTGTGGGGCCTTTGTTTAACTTTACTACCCCGGTGCTTATGTTCCTATCCCCCAATTGGTCAGCTGTACTGTCGTAGAACGCCCAGCCCAATGTTGGTTTCGATTGGCTCACAAGTTGGCACACTATAAGTTGAACCAATCAGACATGTTGGAATGCCAAAGCCGCTATAACATGCCTTTCCCACCAGCTGCTGCAGTCAATCAGTCCattcagttgtgtgtgtgtgtgtgtgtgtgtgtgtgtgtgtgtgtgtgtgtgtgtgtgtgtgtgtgtgtgtgtgtgtgtgtgtgtgtgtgtgtgtgtgtgtgtgtgtgtgtgtgtgtgtgtgtgtgtgtggtctctttGCGTCCCACTGAACAGCTTGTTGACCACTTTGCACGtccctccccccaacacacgCTTCCCTCACACTCCTGCCACATGGAGCAGAAGGTTGTTAGTGAGTCAGTGGAGGAAGTTACAcccttgtgtctgtttgtgttttccagTCATCATGCTGCCTCTCCCTCCACTGCAGCAAAATCTGCTCCATCGTAGTTAAAGCTCAGAGCACAAccacagaacgagagagagaaagagagggacaccGAGCCAGAGAGCAGAGGTTTGCTGAAGCTCAACTGTGGATTATGCACACggtaataacagtaataatgtGATTCACCCTGAGGTTTGGGTAATGATGCTTTGCCACTATTAGTTGTTGTTGTGAGGGTAACTGATGTGTGGGTTTAATTGGTTGGATGTGGTTGGGATGGGGAGGCATACCTTTTGCTTTATTTGTGCAGTGTTGTTCCTTCATGTTTTTAAAGCACTCCTTAAGAGAAACGTTTTTAGGATAGTAAATACTTTTGTGGCTTTTTGCTTAGTCATAGCGTTCAGGCATCCCAGGCTCTCCGTGTGTTTATAACCGAGTCAGCTGATGGACTGTGTGAGAATACTGGACCACATGCTGTATGTTGACTGTAATGTGTGGTGTAGAAAAAGTTTACCAGCAGTTTTTAGAATTTGTTGGAACATTTGTTGTTGGTCTTTCTCAGAAATTGATATGTTGTGCAATGAAATTGCACAACAGTTTGGGTGATAAAaaaagcaggtgtgtgtgtgtgtgtgtgtgtgtgtgtgtgtgtgtgtgtgtgtgtgtgtgtgtgtgtgtgtgtgtgtgtgtgtgtgtgtgtgtgtgtgtgtgtgtgtgtgtgtgtgtgcgtgtgttcagaGAAAGGAATGTAAACGATGGATGGATAAGAGTGAGGATATGAAATGTGAATGAAACTATTAATGTGTACCACCTGGAACATCTGCCGTGCATCAGTATGCGGATCCAAATCCTAATCATCTTATCTTTTGCCAGTgactccatcaccaccatcaccgcccAACCCTTCCAGCCAGCATGCAGGTATCAAGGAGGGCTCAGCCTGCCTCCCCACAACTAGCACTCCCATCGCGGGACTCCTCTGACTTCTCTCCccctggaggagatggaggaggaggaggaggaggaggaagaggagaggaggagacagtcaGCGAGGAGATGGACTTCTTCACGGATGAAGAGGTCGGCGAGGATATTGGGGCGTACCTGGGTCTGGACATGGATCTCTCTGGGTCTTTAGAGGCGTTGGGAGCCAAACTCTCTGATTCGAGGATCTCCGCCGAGGAGACGGCAGACTCCCCACGGACTACAGAAGGGGGCGCGGGGGCGTTGGAGGTGCGGGGGCACgacgaggaggagctggaggccgaCCGAACGCGtctcagcgaggaggaggcggaggaggcggcCGCCAGGGAGAAGGCAGCCCAGAGACAGCTGCTGGCCATCGAGGAGCTGGTCCACACGGAGAGGAACTATCTGCGGCTACTGCAGCTGGCTTCAGTCACCATCAGGAACAACCTGAGCAAGATGGAggtagctgggggggggggggggggcacggtggAGGGGCGAGTTCGTTCATCATTATAACAGGACACAATGCGgacatcggggatcgaacccagaacctcacGGTCGGGAGTCGGACACCTTAACCGCTGCACTGTCCTGCAGGAGAAATGCGGCGGCATTACAGTATATAAGGAATGTATTAGTTTCAGCAGGGTTACACCGTCCTGATGCGTTTTGTCTACCTCAGCGTCTTAGCACTTTGAGGGTCAGCTTATCTATCCTCAGCGGGGAATAGAACCAGACACTATCAGCCCCAACACTTACTAGTTTCACTTGCTTGTGTTGCTGAAAAGCTAGAGCGAGGCACTAGCAAAGCATCGGGTAAAAGACGTGAGAGAGTTGACCTGGAGAACTGTCATCAACTTTTATTGCTGTCATATTTCCATGTTGCCCCGACCTATTACACTGTCAATGTAGGTTAGCAGAAACATCAAGCTGCAGAGTAGTGCTTTAAATGATTATGAGTGTGGAGatgatgtgtgagagagagagagagagagcgagcgagagaacaGACTCTGTGTTGTTTTGAATGGTAATCGGTGGATTCTCCAACCATTACGGCATGGCATTGCAGCAACCACGAAGCGGTCGGCGGGCAGCAGACGTTTAGGAAAcagtggatctgtgtgtgtgtgttattgaatGTTCTCATCCAGTCCCCACGGCAACCGACTGACGGTGTTTCTTGTCCCAGCCTCCTCTAGTGGGCCTGAGCAGTATGTTCCTCcatgtggaggaggtgatggaggtgtctGGTCGGCTCCTCAGCCTCCTGGACCAGAAGCTGGTCAAGCCTGGAGACCCTCAGTACCTCCATATCCTCTGTAAGACGCTCActcacccttacacacacagatagagctCAATTACCTTTTGTTAGATTACATAGCTCTGGCACAATGCATACTGTCACCCAGTGGAATGTGACATGTCAGCATGAACAAATCATGAGGTCATGTTCAGGAAGCAGATAATGATAATCTTTTGAGTGCATAGAAGATGTGAAAGCAGCACACAATTTCACCTCTATActtgacacacgcacactcctgTGTTGTCATCCATTGTTTCAGCTTTGTTAACATTTAAACTGCATTCCACAAGATAACCCGGGGATTTTGTTCAAAACAACACATCCCTTTATAAATACAATGCTGGCAAGCTAGTGTAGATGATCCAGGGAGTTCACAGATCACAGCGTGACGGCACCATGTTAATGTCTGTGCTATTTCGGTTGTTGCCATACTAGCATGACAGAATCCCAGCGCTGTATATTTGACAAACGTTGAACGGATCCATCCCGATTCTTCAAACTGAGACCTATTTATCAAACTAAAATCCCAGAGCAACAGCATATGGATTTGAGTATTGTTGCTCACAGTTTCTTGTCCCTGATCTCTGCTCCACCTCATAGGACAGTTTGTGTTGCCAGGCAACACATTCATGTTCTCTGTTCTCACGAGAAGCTGTTGAATGTGAGCTAGAACGTTTTAAATTGCATCCCTCCTTCTTGTTGTTAGTTTTTGTTGTTATACATATGGACATACCACATTGCACTAGGACAATGGCTactacgcacactcacacacacaattgacacacacacgcacacgcacacgcacacacacacacacacacacaaggccaaCTACAGGAAACCCTTTCCAAAAGTTGTATAGACGGCCAAACCAAGTTAAACTGGCAAATTTGGTCTCACACTTTCTATATTTAGCAAAATACCAGCCATTGTCTGAAGGTATCTGTCAGTCGTTAAACAATTTGAACAGGAAACGTAACTCGTATGCTCCTCTACGCAGTTCGTGTTAGTTCCCTAAATTGTACTTTGTTCAAGCATCTTTGCTTGTATATTATATCTCTTATTCTCTTGCCATACTTGCATATAACTAAATTGATTGGTCTAAAAAGACAACATATAGTTCCATCTAAAAGTCATCATCAcattccctcccttccctcagAAATGTAACCTAACCCTTGAGCTTTATCAACATGTTCACCAAACTAACATCAGCTTTTAAAGCTACTTTAATAAAGGGGCAGGTCACTACAAACGGGGGACACCAATCATATTATAACGTATACATTATCAAATAAAGATGAATATGATATTCATCCTGAGTACATTGACTTGAGTATCAGCAGGGTGTGAATCTCTCGTGTTTTCTCCCTGTCAGGTGACTCCTTCCTCAGTATGTCCCCTGACATCGAGGAGTCCTACAAAGAGTTCCTGGCCAACTACACCCTGGTGACGACCTTGGAGAACACTTACAAACAAAAGGAGGCGTTGTGGACCGAGATCGTCAAGGTCATCAAGACCTCAGCGTGAGTAATCGCAACCTAACGCCCCttcagtttgtttgttatttctcGTTGATAACAACACCCACTCTCTATCGGCTTGCTCCTAAACACACCAGTAGGGAAGTGTCCAATCAGTTGTATAAGTATAGCtatcccttaatcacagttgCCGTCCCAAAGGGCTTCAGAGTCCTCTGTAGGCCCTCCTATAAGGCCAAAGAAAAAGATCCCGCAGCTCTGTCGATGGAGTCAGGGTCACCTGACTGTGCTGTTTTCCAAATGTCCATTCGTCGCATTTCGTCTTGCTCTACATATCCATATGTTTTCCTCCTGTCCCAAGTGTATCCACATTCACATTGCAAATATGCTGAAGCTGCCCCTACAAGAAGCTAAATTGGCTCTGAATCGGCTTGGGGGCCAGCAGGAAGGTTCAATCTTACATTTACATGTCCCGGCCGCCGCAAGGCCACATATAACAAATGTGATCGACACTCAACGTTGCCTTTAATGACactgaggcccaatcccatttctaccccttagcCCTTCCCCttagccctcccccttgttttgaggcccaatcccatttctaccccttacgccttccccttacgtcttcaccttacccctcccccttcaaaacaagggggaggggtaaggggaagggctaaggggtagaaatgggattgggccttatcaTGCTACTGCTGCTGTGTGGAGCTCGAGCGATAAGAAGACAAAACCTTGACACGGAGCCCTGTGGTTCTCCCCACCGCCAGGCCGGAGGTCAACGCCACGTCTCTGAGCTTCTTCCTGGTGATGCCCGTGCAGCGCATCGCCCGCTACCCGCTGCTCCTGCAGACCATCAAGAAGCACACGGAGACGGCGCACCCCGCGTACAAACGCCTGGAGGAGGCCGCGCACACCGCCATCGCCCTCAACTGCCGCATCAACGAGTACAAGCGCTTCCGGGAAGTGGGTAAGAAAAAGCGTTCTCCCGCTCTAAGGTTTTGGTGGTGGTCACAGCGATTGATTGGGTCGAAATGTTCCTCGGTGTTTAGAGGTGTGATGATGCATCCTCAAAGTTTGGGAGTTCGGTTCCCTGTGTGCTGGAAGGTAAAGGTGAGAGATGATTTGTTCAGGGTTGTTGGTTCCAGTCCTTGTAGCTCATTTCATATACAGTCAGATCCATAAATATTGGGTCATTGACACAATTCTAATCTTTTTGGCTCTATACACCACCACATTGGATGAAACGAACAAGATGTGCTTTAACTGCAGACGTTCACCTTTTATTTTGAGGGCATTAACATCCAAATCAGGTGAACGGTGTAAGAATTACAACAGTTTGTATTTGTGCCTCCCACTTTTTAAGTGACCAAAAGTAATGGGACAAATTAACAATCATAAATCAAACTTTCACTTTTTAATACTTGGGTGCAAATCTTTTGTAGTCAATTAGAGCCTGAAGTCTGGAACGCATAGACATCACCAGACGCTGGGTTTCATCCCTGGTGATGCTCTGCCAGGCCTCTACTGCAACTGTCTTCAGTTCCTGCTTGTTCTTGGGGCATTCTCCCTTCAGTTTTGTCTTCAGCAAGTGAAATGCATGCTCAATCGGAATCAGGTCAGGGGATTGACTTGGCCATTGCATAACATTCCACTTCTTTGCCTTAAAAAACTCTTTGGTTGCTTTCACAGTATGCTTCGGGGTCATTGTCCATCTGCACTGCGAAGTGCCGTCCAATGAGTTCTGAAACATTTGGCTGAATATGAGCAGATAATATTGCCCGAAACACTTCAGAATACATCCTGCTGCTTTTGTCAGCAGTCACATCATCAATAAATACAAGGGAACCAGTTCCATTGGCAGCCATACATGCCTACGCCAtgtcactaccaccaccaggcTTCACTGATGAGGTGGTACTCTTTGGATCATGAGCAGTTCCTTTCCTTCTGCATACTCTTCTCTTCCCATCACTCTGGTACAAGTTGAACTGTGAAGGCTTTTTTAGATGTTGTTTGGCAAACTCCAATCTGGCCTTCCTAATTTTGAGGCTCACCAATGGTTCACATCTTGTGGTGAACCCTCTGAATTCACTCTGGTGAAGTCTTATCTTGATTGTTGActttgacacacatacacctacctCCTGGAGAGTGTTCTTGATCCGGCCAACTGTTGTGAAGGGTGTATTCTTCACCAGGAATAACACACACCAAGCCATGGAACAGCTGAGCAGCCAATTGTCCCATTACTTCTGGTCCCTTAAAAGTGGGAGGCACATATACAAACTATTGTAATTCCTACACCGTTCACCTGATTTGGATGTAAATACCCTCAAATTAAAGTTGAAAGTCTGCAGTTAAAGTACATCTTGTTTCATTTCAAATCCATTGTGGTGGTGTATAGAGCCAAAAAGATTAGAATTGTGTCGATGTCCTAATATTTATGGACCTGACTGTATCTCATCTGGTAACTTTTGTATCTCCGCTGAAGAGTACAAGACGGCAATCAGTATCTGATCTTGTTTAGAGCCCGAACGATGCTAAATTTTTGGGGTGGGGACTAAGCTCTGatcttgtctctcctctctgatcCCAGCCGATAAGTACAAGAAGACGGAGACGCTGAGCATCAAAGATAAGATCAACCGCTTGAACAGCCACAGCATCGCCAAGAAGACCGCTCGCCTCAGCCAGTACATCAAACACGAGACCGGGATGGCTTCCAAGGTACTGCCTATTAAGGCCAATTTATACTACTCCGTATCCGTAATCCGTAATGCAATTCGCCGCCGATCGAACACTCCCGCCCGATCTTTCTTATATGTTGACTTTACAAGCTTTACAAATCCTATTTGGTGTTTTATCGGTCCTTAATGTGCACAGTAAATAacgtacaaagtaaataaggtgcatAGTCATACTGGAGAAGTGATTCctgaaatgattttgttagaggaccaatcacagcccttaccGTCTCGTTGGgtcgacggatagttaaaaaatattggttGCTCTCTGACAGGCCGTGTCTGCGTACGGCACTTTAAGGAGTAGAATAAATCTGCCTTTACCCTCAACCTTTAACATCTACCATTACATAACCAGAACCATGCCTTAAACTTTGTAATGCCAGTTCTGTGGATGATAAAACTATGTAAAATAGATTTTTCAAAGAGAGACCTGATCTATAAAGCTGATCCCAACCAGatataataaatacacattttaaCATTTGGTCAGGTCACCATACACAGGTTTTAATGCAGAATTTAAACCCAAGGACGAAATTGATTTTAGTGTATCCCCCTAGCCTCTTATCCAAGCACCATCGCACTCAGCATTGCTTCTCAGCTGCTCTGTAATAGGAAAATGTGCCAATAAACTTATTTCGTTTAGTTAATACTTAACCGGAGGTGtgtgcacacaaaaacatacagtaTGACATAACCAGCCTGGTCAACAACATACTGCTGTTGGCCTTCCATTTTGAGTATCATTCTTGCTGAACTTAACCAAACTGTCTGTCGACAAAGAGTGGGGAAAAATGAAAGATGTTTTTTTCTCGCACCAAGATGTTGCATCATATCGTACTGTGATCAGACAGCGTCAGTGCGGTATTGGAGAAAGTCCTCTCGTTCTAAGATCAGACTTGGACTTCTTAAATCAAAAGATGTTGTTAATCCTTCGGCATCAGAATGTATTGGTGCATGCTAGTGGACGAGGATCAGATTACCCAGAGTGCTTTGCATCTCACACTACTCTCTATgtacctctcactctctgttgcTGTGTTCCAGCTGGTGGACGAGGAGTTTGATGCCCTGGAGATGTTCTTCTACGTCCTGGAGAAGGGAATCCTGGAGCTCCATGACAACGTTGGGTCCTACCTGTGCCACTTACAGGTGTGATAAACATGCCTTGACTTATCTAATGAGGTTAACGAGCTTGTCCAGTGGCCAAGCTGTTGATGTCCACAAACCAACGTGAATTTGTCAACGTTTTATCCTCAACACTTTTAACGTCGTTTttcttatttgtatttgttgtttatGTTATGATGTATTTTCATGAAAGGAATCGTTGACCTAGACCTCAAAGTATCTTGGTTTTTGGTTCAGCAGCAGACGATAAACACATTTTCTGGAGAGCTTCTGTGCATTGTAGCAAGTTCTCTAAGCTGTTGCTAGCTTCGCTGAACCTAATACATGCACATGTGTTTTCACTGTGCCGCCCCTGCATGTAATCGTGCACAGTGAACTtatgtttttactttattttaagtaTAGACGGGAGTACAAATTTCCTTTTTCCAGTTGGACCGCATTTAGCCTTCATAAAGTCTTGGAAAGTATCAACACAACAGGGGACATTACCACTGCAGTAATGCTAGGATAAAACTGCAGGCTGGAAAAGTTTGGAAAAGGGAAATTAGTGGAAGGATTGGAGCTGGAACAAGCGTCCCCTCTATCCAGCTTCAGATTTTCCATATAGCTTATTAGTTGGTTGAACCTGCTTTTTAAGACTGAATGTCTCTGAAGGAGCTCTGTGGAAACAAGAAGCTGGCAGACAAGACTGCCTTTGTTCTGTTATCAAACTGGAAACTTATTTTATGTACTAcctgtttttctgtctgtatctctctgtaaGATTATCAGTATCTATAAATAAACCGATGCCCTTGCCAATTCACTATCTCATGGATCTATTAAAGAAGCACTATCTGCATCAAAGTATGCTATTAAGTTAAGGCAAaggttattatcattattaaacgTTATAAGGATAATGTAACAATCATGTTTCTACTTAAATTTTGCCTAATAACATCTCGTATGTTAGGTGATGTTATATCCTTTGGCACCTACATTTCTTATTTGGGTTAAATGAAGTTTCATATTATTGTATCTTATATTTAATCTAATAATCATCTTATCTACTCCAGGAGTTCCTGGCGTGCCGGCCAGAGGAGTGTGATCTAGACCTGCACGGAAACAAACCCGCCATCTGCTACAAGGAGATCCAGACGGCTCTCAGACAGTGGATCCTGCCCACGTTTGTtagtcgcacgcacacacacacacacacacacacacacacacacacacacacacacacacacacacacacacacacacacacacacacacacacacacacacacacacacacagaggttgcATGCCACGTATTGCAAACAgtcttacacatgcacacacactcccacattcCATTGACGTTGACTGGGTTGCATTCTCTGCTCGGAAATGTAATTTCCGAAAAAATGTAATCTAGTatactcccttctcctcccttcttctctctctgtctcccatatgtgtatatatctctctctctctgtctctctgtctctctgtgtgtgtgtgtgtgtgtgtgtgtgtgtcagatcaATCAATGTTTTATGGGTACTAATGGACTCTAACCcggggtctgtctgtgtgcaggaGAAGAGGATGAGGTCCTTGATCTACAAACCTCTGTGTTCCCTGAGGGACCTTCTGGCGGGACCCAGG includes the following:
- the arhgef37 gene encoding rho guanine nucleotide exchange factor 37, with product MQVSRRAQPASPQLALPSRDSSDFSPPGGDGGGGGGGGRGEEETVSEEMDFFTDEEVGEDIGAYLGLDMDLSGSLEALGAKLSDSRISAEETADSPRTTEGGAGALEVRGHDEEELEADRTRLSEEEAEEAAAREKAAQRQLLAIEELVHTERNYLRLLQLASVTIRNNLSKMEPPLVGLSSMFLHVEEVMEVSGRLLSLLDQKLVKPGDPQYLHILCDSFLSMSPDIEESYKEFLANYTLVTTLENTYKQKEALWTEIVKVIKTSAPEVNATSLSFFLVMPVQRIARYPLLLQTIKKHTETAHPAYKRLEEAAHTAIALNCRINEYKRFREVADKYKKTETLSIKDKINRLNSHSIAKKTARLSQYIKHETGMASKLVDEEFDALEMFFYVLEKGILELHDNVGSYLCHLQEFLACRPEECDLDLHGNKPAICYKEIQTALRQWILPTFEKRMRSLIYKPLCSLRDLLAGPRNLIRKRLDKLLDYEVLEARPSLNYEEQAIASTYRTINTLLLNELPQFNGLALGMMWSVLGTFSSLHLDLTSDMEQLFQGFAQQLPHSSLEPGAFWEWVEHAVLEGARNLESVCCNVEETLSAPISQPLSPSSQRRLALLTQKHGSEKIFQVSGAVVGGRDLDLSLGRGELVAVVSQKDSRGDKRRWLVDAGGPRGYAPSAKLIRYRQAVEDPPPSPHLTLPVVPAGQRRHSYSPETRSLTLPAMSRPCFQVFVSYDFTASGAREFSVRAGEAVRVLESHDKGGNPDWSLVEAAQGRRGYVPSNYLVVMPTTPTGQPTAPGALSSRASFH